In Variovorax sp. J2L1-78, the following are encoded in one genomic region:
- a CDS encoding PhaM family polyhydroxyalkanoate granule multifunctional regulatory protein, with amino-acid sequence MNDATSPFAFSQFVPGFDFLKNLAGGANPGGGAVPGMPSLSSWVAPTLSVEEVDKRIQELKTVQYWLEQNGHALKATIQALEVQKMTLSTLRGMNVQMEDLAKAFTRTAATEPMAPPAAPPSAPAEAAAPEPIEAEPSPAEPPPKTSKNAAATPGVVDPLQWWNALTQQFQQIAQTAVEDAGQLKMPGTAAPAARPAPAKRATAKKAAAKKTTKTTARKTPAASRSRSR; translated from the coding sequence CTTCAGCCAGTTTGTCCCGGGCTTCGACTTCCTGAAGAACCTCGCCGGCGGCGCGAACCCGGGCGGCGGCGCCGTTCCCGGCATGCCCAGCCTGTCGAGCTGGGTGGCCCCGACGCTGTCGGTGGAAGAGGTCGACAAGCGCATCCAGGAGCTCAAGACGGTCCAGTACTGGCTCGAGCAGAACGGCCATGCGCTCAAGGCGACCATCCAGGCGCTCGAGGTGCAGAAGATGACGCTGTCGACCCTGCGCGGCATGAACGTGCAGATGGAAGACCTGGCGAAGGCCTTCACCCGCACCGCCGCGACCGAGCCGATGGCGCCCCCGGCCGCGCCGCCGAGCGCACCCGCCGAGGCGGCCGCCCCCGAGCCCATCGAGGCCGAACCGTCGCCGGCCGAGCCCCCGCCGAAGACCAGCAAGAACGCGGCGGCCACGCCCGGCGTGGTCGACCCGCTGCAGTGGTGGAACGCGCTCACGCAGCAGTTCCAGCAGATCGCCCAGACTGCCGTGGAGGACGCCGGCCAGTTGAAGATGCCTGGCACCGCCGCACCGGCTGCCCGGCCGGCGCCCGCGAAGCGGGCCACAGCGAAGAAGGCCGCAGCGAAGAAGACCACCAAGACCACCGCGCGCAAGACGCCGGCCGCATCGCGCTCACGGAGCCGATGA
- a CDS encoding FAD-dependent oxidoreductase: MRVIVLGGGLLGVASAYYLQQLGHEVTVIDRHGTPAAKVRGLVDTPTPAAPLPTYRPGTSWRAAFERVRNRVHGWTGYLTGTAHRPTERMEHLARLGAYSRESVRALGREAGVTQPSRGAGWMRIYTDAEAFGQFARNVPRLHALGCVMHLLSADEALRIEPALEPLRGQLAGAAFTREGTSSDAAGFVGSAIFMCRAAGVHFLMNHTVTQLHAREGRVDHVELRNADGERTTLRADAYVMALGSGSAPVAQGLGVPLRLRRVHEHVVLLPLKNPAQAPQVMLQDLHSRLRLQRVTTPDGDRLRVWTTVRAGSAAAALRDDVRLARMLARVETLLPGLVDARGAVLTTTPYARSANGLPLIGRTRMRNLFLNVAPGAPGWIHACGAGKSIARIVSGMSPEVEFAFAKG; this comes from the coding sequence ATGCGCGTGATTGTTCTGGGCGGCGGGCTGCTTGGCGTCGCTTCGGCCTACTACCTCCAGCAACTCGGCCACGAGGTGACCGTGATCGACCGCCACGGCACGCCCGCGGCCAAGGTCCGGGGCCTGGTCGACACGCCCACGCCGGCGGCCCCTCTGCCCACCTACCGTCCCGGCACCTCGTGGCGCGCCGCGTTCGAACGCGTGCGCAACCGCGTGCATGGCTGGACCGGCTACCTGACCGGCACCGCCCATCGGCCCACGGAGCGCATGGAACATCTGGCGCGCCTGGGCGCCTACAGCCGTGAAAGCGTGCGTGCGCTGGGCCGCGAGGCGGGCGTGACGCAGCCGTCCCGGGGTGCAGGCTGGATGCGGATCTACACCGACGCCGAGGCCTTCGGGCAATTCGCACGCAATGTGCCGCGCCTCCATGCGCTGGGCTGTGTGATGCACCTGCTCTCGGCGGACGAGGCCCTGCGCATCGAGCCCGCGCTCGAACCCCTGCGCGGCCAACTTGCCGGCGCCGCCTTCACGCGCGAAGGCACCTCGTCCGACGCCGCCGGTTTCGTGGGCAGCGCCATCTTCATGTGCCGCGCCGCCGGGGTTCACTTCCTCATGAACCACACGGTGACCCAGCTGCATGCACGCGAGGGCCGGGTCGACCATGTGGAACTGCGCAACGCCGACGGCGAACGCACCACGCTGCGTGCCGACGCGTACGTGATGGCGCTGGGCAGCGGCAGCGCGCCCGTGGCGCAGGGACTGGGCGTGCCGCTGCGGCTGCGGCGGGTCCACGAGCATGTGGTGCTGCTGCCGCTGAAGAACCCGGCGCAGGCCCCGCAGGTCATGCTGCAGGACCTCCACAGCCGGCTGCGCCTGCAGCGCGTCACGACGCCGGACGGCGACCGCCTGCGGGTCTGGACGACGGTGCGGGCCGGGAGTGCCGCCGCCGCGCTGCGCGACGACGTGCGGCTGGCGCGCATGCTCGCGCGGGTCGAGACCTTGCTTCCCGGCCTGGTCGACGCGCGCGGCGCGGTGCTGACCACCACCCCCTATGCACGCAGCGCCAATGGCCTGCCGCTGATCGGCCGCACCCGCATGCGCAACCTGTTCCTGAACGTCGCACCGGGCGCACCCGGCTGGATCCACGCCTGCGGCGCCGGCAAGTCGATCGCCCGCATCGTCAGCGGGATGTCGCCCGAGGTCGAATTCGCCTTCGCGAAGGGCTAG
- a CDS encoding FIST signal transduction protein, whose product MKLFPTGHATHPQWIMAAGLALAQVRAQMALPEYASAPTLGLLYITDHYADDAQQILDHLSAELPEVTDWSGTVAVGVAANNAEYFDEPALSLMLCALPSDQYRVFSGVAPLGSSEMAGFEAHTALVHADPRTPELAELVGEMAGRTDTGYLFGGLSSGRDESLQFAIGGNGNIRGHGAAGGVFSGGMSGVLFGEGVRLVSRVTQGCQPVSREREITEADGNLLLTLDGEPALDVLLAELQVSLDEPQAAIEAVRATLVGLVDAGSDGIRRTGDLGADVLVRHIIGLDPTRRGIAIADVAEAGMRMSFCRRNAQAARADLMRICAEIREELEPEEQTLATARAVAAGEAEAAPHPARRVAGAVYVSCSGRGGPHFGAPNAEMQIVRHALGDVPLVGFFAAGEIARHHVYGYTGVLTVFVA is encoded by the coding sequence ATGAAACTCTTTCCCACCGGCCACGCCACCCATCCGCAATGGATCATGGCGGCCGGCCTCGCCCTGGCCCAGGTGCGCGCACAGATGGCGCTGCCCGAGTACGCCTCCGCGCCGACACTGGGCCTGCTCTACATCACCGATCACTACGCGGACGACGCGCAGCAGATCCTCGACCACTTGAGCGCCGAGCTGCCGGAGGTGACGGACTGGTCCGGCACCGTCGCCGTCGGCGTGGCCGCCAACAACGCCGAGTACTTCGACGAGCCCGCGCTCAGCCTGATGCTGTGCGCGCTGCCCAGCGACCAGTACCGCGTGTTCTCCGGCGTGGCGCCGCTGGGCAGCTCCGAGATGGCCGGTTTCGAGGCGCACACGGCGCTGGTCCATGCCGACCCGCGCACGCCCGAGCTCGCCGAACTGGTGGGCGAGATGGCCGGGCGCACCGACACCGGCTACCTGTTCGGCGGCCTCTCGTCGGGGCGCGACGAATCGCTGCAGTTCGCCATCGGCGGCAACGGCAACATCCGCGGCCACGGCGCGGCCGGCGGCGTTTTCTCGGGGGGCATGTCGGGCGTGCTGTTCGGCGAAGGTGTGCGGCTGGTGTCGCGCGTCACGCAGGGCTGCCAGCCGGTGTCGCGCGAACGCGAGATCACCGAGGCCGACGGCAACCTGCTGCTCACGCTCGACGGCGAGCCGGCGCTGGACGTGCTGCTGGCCGAGCTGCAGGTGTCGCTGGACGAGCCGCAGGCCGCGATCGAAGCGGTGCGCGCGACCCTGGTGGGCCTGGTCGATGCGGGCAGCGACGGCATTCGCCGCACCGGTGACCTCGGGGCCGACGTGCTGGTGCGCCACATCATCGGACTCGACCCGACACGCCGCGGCATCGCGATCGCCGACGTGGCCGAAGCCGGCATGCGGATGAGCTTCTGCCGGCGCAACGCGCAGGCCGCGCGGGCCGACCTGATGCGCATCTGCGCCGAGATCCGCGAGGAACTCGAGCCCGAGGAGCAGACGCTGGCGACCGCACGCGCGGTGGCGGCCGGCGAGGCCGAGGCGGCGCCGCATCCGGCACGGCGCGTGGCCGGTGCGGTGTACGTCAGCTGCTCGGGCCGCGGCGGGCCGCACTTCGGCGCCCCCAACGCCGAGATGCAGATCGTGCGGCATGCGCTGGGCGACGTGCCGCTCGTCGGCTTCTTCGCGGCCGGCGAGATCGCCCGCCACCACGTGTACGGCTACACCGGCGTGCTGACCGTCTTCGTCGCCTAG
- a CDS encoding helix-turn-helix domain-containing protein, which translates to MSTTIDLVQAVKNELKSARMTYADLARGLGMAESSVKRMLAKGDMPLSRVDAICRALKIDFAELARRVADAQPLLRELTQEQEKAVVRDKKLLLVAINVLSQWTLEQIVAAYRITEAECIACLVQLDRIGIIELRPLNRYRLKLAKTFRWRPHGPVMDFFRENVVLDYYRGGFDGPAEGLLLVHGSISRALAPSFLERLQRVAQDFAQQHQTDQKLSPNDREGYTLLLGMRNWEFEAFTRLRRGDAKPAKSGREP; encoded by the coding sequence ATGAGCACCACCATCGACCTCGTGCAGGCCGTGAAGAACGAACTCAAAAGCGCCCGCATGACCTACGCCGATCTGGCGCGCGGCCTGGGCATGGCCGAGTCCAGCGTCAAGCGGATGCTGGCCAAGGGCGACATGCCGCTCAGCCGGGTCGACGCGATCTGCCGGGCGCTCAAGATCGACTTCGCCGAGCTGGCGCGCCGCGTGGCCGACGCCCAGCCGCTGCTGCGCGAGCTGACGCAGGAGCAGGAGAAGGCGGTGGTGCGCGACAAGAAACTGCTCCTGGTGGCCATCAACGTGCTGAGCCAATGGACGCTGGAGCAGATCGTGGCGGCCTACCGCATCACCGAGGCCGAGTGCATCGCCTGCCTGGTGCAGCTCGACCGCATCGGCATCATCGAGCTGCGGCCACTCAACCGATACCGGCTCAAGCTGGCCAAGACCTTCCGCTGGCGGCCGCACGGGCCGGTGATGGACTTCTTCCGCGAGAACGTGGTGCTCGACTACTACCGCGGCGGTTTCGACGGCCCGGCCGAGGGCCTGCTGCTGGTGCACGGCTCGATCAGCCGGGCGCTGGCGCCGTCCTTCCTCGAGCGGCTGCAGCGGGTGGCGCAGGACTTCGCGCAGCAGCACCAGACCGACCAGAAGCTCTCGCCCAACGACCGCGAGGGCTACACCCTGCTGCTGGGCATGCGCAACTGGGAGTTCGAGGCCTTCACCCGCCTGCGCCGCGGCGACGCCAAACCGGCCAAGTCGGGGCGAGAACCCTGA